One part of the Moraxella sp. FZFQ2102 genome encodes these proteins:
- a CDS encoding HIT domain-containing protein produces MFQLHPTLAKDTFLVGDFPLSTVRLMNDCQFPWLILVPRVSGVKEIYELSHADQVQFLRESSWVSSQMAKIFGADKMNVAALGNQVPQLHFHHIVRYQNDVAWPNPVWGRPAIPYTTEVLSHMQQTLMMALRGHHEMPFDWKMDV; encoded by the coding sequence ATGTTTCAACTACATCCAACCCTTGCCAAGGACACTTTTTTGGTGGGGGATTTTCCATTATCGACCGTGCGACTGATGAATGATTGTCAATTTCCGTGGTTGATTCTTGTGCCGCGTGTGTCGGGCGTAAAAGAGATTTATGAGTTAAGCCATGCTGATCAAGTGCAGTTTTTGCGTGAGTCAAGCTGGGTATCTAGTCAGATGGCGAAGATTTTTGGCGCTGATAAGATGAATGTCGCCGCCCTAGGCAACCAAGTGCCGCAACTGCATTTTCATCATATCGTGCGTTATCAAAATGATGTGGCTTGGCCAAATCCTGTGTGGGGCCGTCCTGCCATCCCATATACCACCGAAGTGCTGAGCCATATGCAACAAACCTTAATGATGGCGTTGCGCGGTCATCATGAGATGCCGTTTGATTGGAAGATGGATGTTTGA
- a CDS encoding ImmA/IrrE family metallo-endopeptidase produces the protein MKDVEASVSPDDMVMYIRQDVFDALYNNDSRARFTIAHEFGHLFMHKGIAATLNRSNPSAHKPFEDSKWQANQFAAELLAPLGGFL, from the coding sequence ATGAAAGATGTGGAAGCGTCTGTATCACCGGATGATATGGTAATGTACATTAGACAAGATGTATTTGACGCCTTGTATAATAATGACAGTCGTGCAAGATTTACTATAGCTCATGAATTCGGCCATTTATTCATGCACAAAGGTATCGCAGCTACTCTGAATCGCAGCAACCCATCAGCACACAAACCTTTTGAAGACAGCAAATGGCAAGCCAACCAGTTCGCTGCTGAGTTATTAGCGCCTTTAGGCGGGTTTTTGTAG
- a CDS encoding helix-turn-helix domain-containing protein: MATVTEFGKMLRILRIEHNIMLKTMAENIGVSAPYLSAIETGKKPINANLLNKIIDYLGLSAQQANELVAVASTLEQDIVIKPANDCEAELALMFARKLDNQTLDIKKIMQFLKEV, translated from the coding sequence ATGGCAACCGTTACAGAATTTGGTAAAATGCTTAGAATATTACGCATTGAACATAATATCATGCTAAAAACCATGGCGGAAAATATTGGCGTATCTGCACCTTATTTGTCAGCAATTGAGACCGGCAAAAAGCCAATTAATGCCAATTTGCTAAACAAAATTATTGACTATCTCGGACTATCCGCACAACAAGCCAATGAACTTGTTGCGGTAGCAAGTACGCTTGAGCAGGATATTGTCATCAAACCTGCCAATGACTGTGAGGCGGAGCTGGCATTAATGTTTGCACGCAAACTAGACAATCAAACACTAGACATTAAAAAAATCATGCAGTTTTTAAAGGAGGTATAA
- a CDS encoding DNA cytosine methyltransferase, with amino-acid sequence MEKIEAVDLFCGVGGLTAGLIKAGIQVKAGYDIDAACRYGYEYNNNATFIQKSVADVTADEIQSWYSDGAVRLLAGCAPCQPFSTYNNGRDTSMDKKYPLLYHFARLIDEVRPELVTMENVPDVTKHQVYHDFVAKLESLGYQVSAQKVECVKYGIPQDRKRHVLLASRIGKIELIPATHESPVTVQDAIGHLAPIAAGQRCSEDSLHLSSGLSELNMKRIKASKQGGSWRDWPKELVAECHKKSSGKTYGSVYGRMSWDKPAPTMTTLCTGYGNGRFGHPEQDRAISLREAAIFQTFPEDYQFAERINMTAISRMIGNAVPVRLGEVVGLSLKNQLAS; translated from the coding sequence ATGGAAAAAATAGAAGCAGTTGATCTATTTTGTGGTGTCGGTGGTCTCACCGCTGGGCTGATTAAAGCTGGAATCCAAGTGAAGGCAGGTTATGATATTGACGCTGCCTGTCGCTATGGCTATGAATATAATAATAATGCCACATTCATCCAAAAAAGCGTAGCGGATGTCACTGCCGATGAGATCCAAAGTTGGTATAGCGATGGTGCGGTGCGCCTACTGGCAGGGTGTGCCCCATGCCAGCCATTCTCCACTTACAATAATGGCAGGGATACAAGTATGGATAAGAAATATCCACTGCTCTATCATTTTGCGCGACTGATCGATGAAGTGCGCCCTGAGCTTGTGACAATGGAAAATGTCCCTGATGTCACCAAGCATCAAGTATATCATGACTTTGTGGCCAAGCTAGAAAGCTTGGGCTATCAAGTGTCGGCTCAAAAGGTGGAATGTGTGAAATATGGCATTCCCCAAGATCGCAAGCGCCATGTACTCCTTGCAAGCCGTATCGGCAAGATAGAGCTAATCCCTGCGACGCATGAGTCACCAGTGACAGTACAGGACGCCATTGGGCATTTGGCACCTATTGCAGCTGGGCAGAGATGCTCTGAAGATTCGTTGCATCTCAGTTCTGGTCTGAGTGAGCTGAATATGAAGCGGATTAAGGCGTCTAAGCAGGGCGGTAGCTGGCGCGATTGGCCTAAAGAGTTGGTTGCTGAGTGTCACAAAAAAAGCTCTGGCAAAACCTATGGCAGTGTCTATGGTCGTATGTCATGGGATAAGCCCGCACCAACAATGACAACATTATGCACAGGCTATGGTAATGGTCGCTTTGGACATCCTGAGCAGGACAGAGCCATCTCACTTAGAGAAGCTGCCATATTTCAAACCTTTCCCGAAGATTATCAGTTTGCAGAGCGCATCAATATGACAGCCATCTCTAGAATGATTGGCAATGCTGTGCCTGTTAGATTGGGTGAAGTGGTTGGGCTTAGCTTAAAGAATCAACTAGCTTCTTAA
- a CDS encoding ATP-binding protein, with product MGKYTFSVDLAAVEHLGLNLYSNTAAALTELIANAWDADATEVRITINDDQTQIIITDNGHGMSVDDLNNKFLKVAYKRRIDQAKSPSGRPVMGRKGIGKLALFSIAQHVVITSKQKDQDSHALSINVNKLKDCIASGTPYHPAEESADGIDGLEHGTTFVLTEILSSRVNQSISAMKKRIARRFSVIGEQDAFDVYVNDEKISQLDRDDYRNLQFVWQLPNSKQHEFPEDTKKFNFTSNQYTHKDATYSFSGWIGTAYKPKDLDSSDMGNINGISILSRGRIFQENILDKISENRLIKNYITGVIQADFLDDDDVDDLATSDRQRVREDDPRYIALIEFIKSLINQMFSKWSTERRKYDVEESIKSYPLLNNWLQDLPRNHRKHAEKLLSTVSHLSINSDKEDDRKELFRSTVLAFERLKLEGSAHEFNDAISSSPAELIKIFSSYDSYEVSLYHDIVKSRLHTIDLIQGKIKENDYENSIRDFIYEHLWLIDPTWERVSTTAYKETSVHKMFLEHPDIKDLLSEDERRGRLDLAYRTLGGEHIIIELKRPKLSYKLDDLKLFEQGRKYRDTLFKCLSQTNPTFTDKDRISVIFLIGHRFDRDQKEIENIFNAINGRVSTYDEMLIKAKAAYGDFLESTKELDKIKKLVDSLS from the coding sequence ATGGGTAAATATACATTCTCTGTGGATTTGGCAGCAGTTGAGCATCTTGGTCTAAATTTATATAGTAACACCGCCGCCGCACTGACAGAACTAATTGCAAACGCTTGGGATGCAGATGCCACCGAAGTTAGAATTACGATCAACGATGATCAAACCCAAATTATCATCACGGATAATGGGCATGGTATGTCTGTAGATGATTTGAATAATAAATTTCTAAAAGTAGCTTATAAAAGACGCATTGATCAAGCCAAGAGTCCAAGCGGACGACCAGTAATGGGCAGAAAAGGTATTGGTAAACTCGCCTTATTTTCGATCGCCCAACATGTTGTAATCACTTCCAAACAAAAAGATCAGGATAGTCATGCTCTATCTATTAATGTCAATAAACTAAAAGATTGCATCGCATCTGGGACGCCTTATCATCCAGCAGAAGAGTCAGCAGATGGTATTGACGGGCTAGAACATGGCACGACTTTCGTTTTAACCGAAATATTAAGCAGTCGTGTCAATCAATCTATCTCAGCAATGAAAAAACGCATTGCAAGACGCTTTTCAGTTATTGGAGAGCAGGATGCATTTGATGTTTATGTCAATGACGAAAAAATCAGCCAGCTAGATAGAGATGACTATCGTAATTTGCAGTTTGTTTGGCAGTTGCCCAATAGCAAACAACACGAATTTCCAGAAGATACCAAAAAGTTTAATTTTACCAGCAATCAATACACTCACAAGGATGCAACTTACTCCTTTTCTGGCTGGATTGGCACAGCTTATAAGCCCAAAGACCTAGATAGTAGTGATATGGGAAACATTAACGGCATATCCATCCTTTCTCGTGGGCGCATCTTTCAAGAAAATATTTTGGATAAAATCTCAGAGAATCGACTGATTAAAAACTACATTACCGGAGTGATTCAGGCTGATTTTTTGGATGATGACGATGTCGATGACTTGGCAACCAGCGATCGCCAGCGTGTTCGTGAAGACGATCCACGCTATATAGCATTGATAGAATTTATTAAATCACTTATTAATCAAATGTTTAGTAAATGGAGCACGGAAAGAAGAAAATACGATGTCGAAGAATCTATTAAGAGCTATCCACTCCTAAATAACTGGCTTCAGGATCTACCGCGGAACCACAGAAAACATGCAGAAAAGCTATTGTCCACCGTATCTCATCTGAGTATCAATAGCGATAAAGAAGATGATAGAAAAGAGTTATTTAGAAGTACGGTATTAGCCTTTGAACGCTTAAAACTTGAAGGCAGTGCTCATGAGTTTAATGATGCCATCAGCTCAAGCCCTGCTGAACTGATTAAAATATTTAGCAGTTATGATTCTTACGAGGTTTCTCTTTATCACGATATAGTAAAATCAAGACTGCATACCATTGATCTAATTCAGGGTAAGATTAAGGAAAATGACTACGAGAATAGTATTCGTGATTTTATTTATGAGCATCTATGGTTGATTGATCCGACTTGGGAGCGAGTTTCCACGACAGCATATAAAGAAACTAGCGTACACAAGATGTTTTTAGAACATCCAGATATTAAAGACTTGCTGTCAGAAGATGAAAGACGCGGCAGGCTAGACTTGGCTTATAGAACCTTAGGTGGTGAACATATTATCATTGAACTAAAAAGACCTAAGTTGAGCTATAAACTAGATGACCTTAAGCTTTTCGAGCAAGGTAGAAAATATCGGGATACATTATTTAAATGCTTAAGCCAGACCAATCCTACCTTTACTGATAAAGACAGAATATCTGTGATATTCTTAATTGGCCACAGATTTGATCGCGACCAAAAAGAGATCGAAAATATTTTTAATGCAATCAATGGAAGGGTGTCCACTTATGATGAGATGTTGATAAAGGCAAAAGCTGCTTATGGAGACTTTTTAGAATCAACTAAAGAGCTTGATAAAATTAAGAAGCTAGTTGATTCTTTAAGCTAA
- a CDS encoding S24 family peptidase codes for MSDLVSRMQQALDHSGLSWSKAAIEAGKSAQAASKWKKGQIGKDTLEQFAQVTGVNVGWLLTGQGSMTADTPPQADKSDILNDLKAQIAALQTGGILTDEQAHEIVDTVRVAMPANDVPLISWVAAGSWSEVSPVTLDDALGYYPRPRNLSADGFALKVRGRSMWPEFRPDDIIYVEPNISTLALKDGDLIVVQCNDDTEATFKQLVLGETESDMYLKPLNPDWPEQKMLPMGECRLVGKVVGKLVEY; via the coding sequence ATGTCAGATCTTGTCTCAAGAATGCAGCAAGCCTTGGATCATTCTGGCTTATCTTGGTCAAAAGCAGCCATCGAAGCGGGCAAATCCGCCCAAGCTGCATCCAAGTGGAAAAAGGGTCAGATTGGCAAAGATACGCTTGAGCAATTCGCACAAGTAACAGGTGTTAATGTTGGTTGGCTTTTGACTGGTCAAGGCTCAATGACCGCCGATACCCCACCCCAAGCCGATAAATCCGATATTCTTAATGACCTAAAAGCACAGATTGCCGCCCTACAGACTGGCGGTATATTGACCGATGAACAGGCACATGAGATTGTCGATACAGTGCGTGTTGCGATGCCTGCCAATGATGTGCCACTGATTAGTTGGGTGGCGGCTGGCTCATGGTCAGAAGTTTCACCTGTGACATTGGATGATGCCTTGGGCTATTATCCACGCCCACGCAATCTATCCGCTGACGGCTTTGCGCTTAAGGTGCGTGGTCGCTCGATGTGGCCAGAGTTTCGCCCTGATGACATCATCTATGTCGAGCCAAATATCTCTACATTGGCACTCAAAGACGGTGATCTGATCGTCGTGCAGTGCAATGATGATACCGAAGCGACATTTAAACAGCTTGTACTGGGCGAGACTGAGTCTGATATGTACCTAAAACCACTCAATCCTGACTGGCCAGAGCAAAAGATGCTACCGATGGGCGAATGTCGGCTAGTGGGTAAGGTGGTTGGGAAGTTGGTGGAGTATTAA
- a CDS encoding Cro/CI family transcriptional regulator translates to MNKNPVRDVVKHFGGREKVASITGVTYMAVKKWEERGYFPRTDYTGETTHAQKLATASQGAFSESELLPKYQG, encoded by the coding sequence ATGAATAAAAACCCAGTCCGAGATGTGGTCAAGCATTTCGGCGGTCGAGAGAAAGTTGCCAGCATTACGGGCGTTACCTATATGGCGGTGAAAAAGTGGGAAGAGCGTGGCTATTTCCCACGCACCGACTACACAGGTGAAACCACACACGCCCAAAAGCTTGCAACAGCCAGTCAAGGTGCATTCTCAGAAAGCGAACTGTTGCCGAAGTATCAAGGATGA
- a CDS encoding DNA-primase RepB domain-containing protein, whose translation MTPLINQLSHGTPSLYQTFDDNADRKSPALARQLWGMYDDVKDELHRLNEQGAGVYVTVNQTDGKGRKKENIVSVRALFLDFDTPDADRVARLQALPLPPSIINESSQDKHHAYWVLSDEMPTARFSDCQKRLIEYFTKQGDAPDKAIHDLPRVMRADGFIHHKIKNGVESAPFTTRTLHIGKAYSCDELMAWLVSLQLHQRNFITFHYAKLS comes from the coding sequence ATGACCCCATTAATTAACCAACTATCACACGGTACGCCATCACTCTATCAAACTTTTGATGACAATGCCGACCGTAAAAGCCCTGCACTGGCTCGCCAACTGTGGGGGATGTATGACGATGTCAAAGACGAACTGCACAGGCTCAATGAGCAGGGTGCAGGCGTGTATGTCACCGTCAATCAAACAGACGGCAAAGGGCGTAAAAAAGAAAACATCGTCAGCGTTCGCGCCTTGTTCCTAGACTTTGACACCCCTGATGCCGATCGTGTGGCTCGCTTACAGGCACTGCCACTACCGCCAAGCATCATTAATGAGTCAAGCCAAGATAAGCATCATGCTTACTGGGTGCTGTCTGATGAGATGCCAACGGCACGCTTTAGTGACTGCCAAAAGCGTTTGATTGAGTATTTCACCAAACAGGGCGATGCACCAGATAAGGCAATTCACGACTTACCAAGGGTAATGCGCGCCGATGGCTTTATCCATCACAAAATCAAAAACGGCGTAGAATCCGCGCCATTCACCACGCGCACGCTACACATCGGTAAGGCGTACAGCTGTGATGAACTGATGGCATGGCTGGTAAGCCTACAGCTGCACCAAAGAAACTTTATCACCTTTCACTATGCAAAATTGTCATAA
- a CDS encoding PhoX family phosphatase — protein MQHPHDYIEDSNTSDNPEFANLLDQAISRRTVLKGGAGLTAMAMFGALPMMGNGAFAKTTAGAMNLPRPQSLKFKAVPHYTGNEMMVAEGYTAKAFLHLGEPLVDGIEPFRDDRKHSGESFMYRMGDNHDGMNFYGMSNGKFDPHQSNRGLFAINHEYTNDNLHPMGMYTQEDTNAAAIYRKKRLAMDVRRDANAHGVSVVELVRKDNGQFELVKNSRFNKRYTSSTMTQLSGAASGASLVQTKYDKHGKTTWGINNECGAGASPWGTYLTTEENFLNVFARGEDKAVIGAQADLALARYGLKENSTGGGYLWHTADDKDGVVADEFSRWDITARGKTAHDDYRNGFNAFGYIVEIDPFNPQAKAIKRTSLGRFAHENCAFAPAVAGKPIVFYMGDDARGEYIYKFVSKALWSPKDIGKGLKAGDKYMNEGTLYVAVFNADGTGQWRPLTMNTVKHKEYNFANQADIVVHARLAADALGATKMDRPEWVAVSPITGEVYVTLTNNSKRTPDATDAANPRSYNDKGNQHGHIICWREKDGDHAATSFNWDVYLFAAPNDLTEQNLSGLSPDNDLSSPDGLYFDPRGVLWIQTDDGAYTKTTNCMLLAALPNRVGDGKIVSTTTGKNTPVGMMASDDTLKRFFVGPKGCEVTGITMTPDLKTLFINIQHPGEDHPDVAWGAVAGGKVPRSATVMITKDDGGVILGESL, from the coding sequence ATGCAGCATCCGCATGATTATATCGAAGATTCGAACACCAGTGACAATCCAGAATTTGCAAACTTGCTTGACCAAGCCATCAGCCGCCGCACGGTGCTAAAGGGCGGTGCAGGCTTGACAGCGATGGCAATGTTTGGCGCGTTGCCGATGATGGGCAATGGTGCATTTGCCAAGACGACGGCAGGCGCGATGAATCTACCGCGCCCACAGAGCCTGAAATTCAAAGCCGTGCCACATTATACAGGCAATGAGATGATGGTCGCTGAAGGCTATACCGCCAAAGCATTTTTGCACCTAGGCGAGCCGCTTGTCGATGGCATTGAGCCGTTTCGCGATGATCGCAAGCACTCAGGCGAATCGTTCATGTATCGCATGGGTGATAACCATGATGGCATGAATTTTTATGGTATGAGTAATGGCAAATTTGACCCGCATCAGTCAAACCGCGGTCTGTTTGCCATCAACCACGAATACACCAATGACAACCTACACCCTATGGGTATGTACACACAGGAAGATACCAATGCCGCAGCAATTTATCGTAAAAAACGCCTTGCTATGGATGTCCGCCGCGATGCTAACGCTCATGGCGTGTCTGTGGTTGAGCTAGTGCGTAAGGATAATGGTCAATTTGAATTGGTCAAAAATTCCCGCTTTAACAAACGCTACACCAGCAGCACCATGACCCAGCTATCAGGCGCAGCAAGCGGTGCAAGCCTTGTACAGACCAAGTATGACAAGCACGGCAAGACCACTTGGGGCATCAACAATGAATGCGGTGCAGGCGCGTCGCCATGGGGCACTTATTTGACCACCGAAGAGAATTTCTTAAATGTCTTTGCGCGTGGTGAAGACAAAGCCGTGATTGGTGCGCAAGCTGATCTTGCTTTGGCACGCTATGGACTTAAAGAAAACAGTACAGGTGGCGGCTATCTGTGGCACACTGCCGATGATAAAGATGGCGTCGTTGCCGATGAATTTAGCCGCTGGGACATCACCGCGCGCGGTAAGACAGCGCACGATGATTATCGCAATGGCTTTAATGCCTTTGGTTATATCGTCGAGATCGATCCGTTCAATCCACAAGCCAAAGCCATCAAGCGCACAAGCCTTGGCAGATTTGCTCACGAAAACTGTGCCTTTGCCCCAGCGGTGGCAGGTAAGCCTATCGTGTTTTATATGGGTGATGATGCGCGTGGTGAGTATATTTATAAGTTTGTCTCAAAGGCACTATGGTCGCCAAAAGACATTGGCAAAGGTCTAAAAGCTGGCGATAAATACATGAACGAAGGTACGCTGTATGTAGCCGTATTCAATGCCGATGGCACAGGGCAGTGGCGTCCTTTGACCATGAATACGGTCAAGCACAAGGAGTATAACTTTGCCAATCAAGCCGATATTGTCGTCCATGCACGCCTAGCTGCCGATGCACTTGGTGCGACCAAAATGGATCGCCCTGAATGGGTCGCGGTCAGCCCAATCACAGGCGAAGTATATGTAACCTTAACCAATAATTCTAAGCGCACACCTGATGCCACAGATGCCGCCAACCCACGCAGTTATAATGACAAAGGCAATCAACACGGACACATTATCTGCTGGCGCGAAAAAGATGGTGACCATGCTGCGACCAGCTTTAATTGGGATGTGTACCTGTTCGCTGCGCCAAATGATTTGACCGAGCAAAACCTATCAGGCTTAAGTCCGGATAATGATTTATCATCGCCTGATGGCTTGTACTTTGACCCACGCGGTGTGCTGTGGATTCAAACCGATGATGGTGCTTATACCAAGACCACCAACTGTATGCTACTGGCCGCCTTGCCAAACCGTGTCGGCGATGGCAAAATCGTCAGCACCACCACGGGCAAAAACACCCCTGTGGGCATGATGGCGTCCGATGATACGCTCAAACGGTTCTTTGTCGGTCCAAAGGGCTGTGAAGTGACAGGCATCACCATGACCCCAGATCTTAAGACTTTGTTTATCAACATTCAACACCCTGGTGAAGACCACCCTGATGTGGCATGGGGTGCGGTCGCAGGCGGTAAAGTACCACGCTCAGCCACCGTGATGATTACCAAAGATGATGGCGGTGTGATTTTGGGTGAGTCTTTATAA
- the ftsY gene encoding signal recognition particle-docking protein FtsY: protein MSENEQGGWFARMKAGLAKSSKNLSEGLVNVLVGGKEIDDELLEEVEDQLLVADIGVNATNRIIKNLTEQTARGDLIYSHSLYKALKSELHDILAPKVHPLEIDTEKKPYVILMVGVNGVGKTTTIGKLAKRLQKQGKSVMLAAGDTFRAAATEQLQIWGERNGIPVIAQGHGSDSASVIFDAMQSARAKGIDVLIADTAGRLQNKSHLMQELEKVVRVMKKADETAPHETMIVLDAGTGQNAINQVQVFSEAVNITGISITKLDGTAKGGVVFNIAQNTDIPIRFIGVGEGIDDLQPFEPKEFVDALLEKDE from the coding sequence ATGAGCGAAAACGAACAAGGCGGCTGGTTTGCTCGCATGAAAGCAGGGCTTGCTAAGTCGAGCAAAAATCTGTCCGAAGGCTTGGTGAATGTACTGGTCGGTGGTAAAGAGATTGATGATGAGCTGTTAGAAGAAGTTGAAGATCAGCTTTTGGTGGCTGACATCGGAGTCAATGCCACCAATCGCATTATTAAGAATCTGACCGAGCAGACCGCGCGCGGTGATTTGATTTATTCGCATTCGCTGTACAAGGCGCTAAAGTCTGAATTACACGATATTCTTGCGCCTAAGGTGCATCCGCTTGAGATTGACACCGAGAAGAAGCCTTATGTAATCTTGATGGTTGGTGTCAATGGCGTGGGCAAAACCACCACCATCGGTAAGCTTGCCAAGCGCCTACAAAAACAAGGCAAATCAGTCATGCTGGCAGCGGGCGATACTTTCCGTGCTGCTGCGACTGAGCAGCTGCAGATTTGGGGTGAGCGAAACGGCATTCCTGTCATCGCCCAAGGCCATGGTTCGGACAGTGCGTCGGTGATTTTTGATGCCATGCAATCGGCACGCGCCAAGGGTATTGATGTCTTGATCGCTGATACCGCAGGGCGCTTGCAGAACAAATCGCATCTGATGCAAGAGCTTGAAAAAGTCGTGCGCGTGATGAAAAAAGCCGATGAGACTGCGCCACATGAGACGATGATCGTGCTGGACGCTGGCACGGGTCAAAACGCCATCAATCAAGTGCAGGTATTCTCTGAAGCGGTGAATATCACAGGCATCAGCATCACCAAGCTTGATGGCACAGCCAAAGGCGGCGTGGTGTTTAACATCGCTCAAAATACCGATATCCCAATCCGCTTTATTGGCGTGGGCGAAGGCATTGATGACTTGCAGCCATTTGAACCCAAAGAATTTGTCGATGCACTGCTAGAAAAAGATGAATAA
- a CDS encoding methylated-DNA--[protein]-cysteine S-methyltransferase, translated as MMTKPISTTYQPPFGLPNLKLTVLNQHLIALDWYDDKTNKLLDKIMPNHTADDVLIPQESLDKADANHAVLLNCIAQLDGYFAGSRTQFELPLDLSFGTPFQQSVWQALCHIPHGQTISYAALAQSIGKPTAFRACANANGKNPISIIIPCHRVIASDGGLGGYTGGTWIKKLLLEHEMYQF; from the coding sequence ATGATGACAAAACCCATCAGCACCACCTACCAACCACCATTTGGCTTACCAAACCTTAAGCTGACTGTACTGAATCAGCATCTGATTGCGCTTGATTGGTATGATGATAAGACCAATAAGCTGCTTGATAAAATTATGCCCAATCACACGGCAGATGATGTATTGATACCACAAGAAAGTCTTGATAAAGCGGATGCAAATCATGCGGTGTTATTAAACTGTATTGCACAATTGGATGGGTATTTTGCAGGATCAAGAACGCAGTTTGAGCTGCCGCTTGATTTGTCCTTTGGTACGCCATTTCAGCAAAGTGTCTGGCAGGCTTTATGTCACATTCCCCACGGACAGACCATCAGCTACGCTGCGCTTGCCCAAAGTATCGGCAAGCCTACCGCCTTTCGCGCCTGCGCCAATGCCAATGGCAAAAACCCCATCAGTATCATCATTCCGTGCCATCGTGTGATCGCAAGTGATGGTGGCTTGGGTGGTTATACGGGCGGTACATGGATCAAAAAACTACTGCTTGAACACGAAATGTATCAGTTTTAA
- a CDS encoding quinone-dependent dihydroorotate dehydrogenase, with translation MSYALLRPILFSMDPEQAHETTLELLEKADRANLLGFGYGKQALPTTCMGVQLLNPVGLAAGLDKNGAYIDALSELGFGFLEVGTVTPMPQAGNDKPRLFRIKEAGAIINRMGFNNDGVDQMIANIERARYKGVLGINIGKNAITPVENALDDYIYCLERVYPYASYITINISSPNTKNLRDLQSADALAQLLDGIKNCQMKLANSYGFYVPIALKIAPDLDLEQVDEIAQTVLDFEIDGLIATNTTLSRTGVESYRFADEAGGLSGRPVNHQSTLILTEFAKRIGDQIDLIGVGGIDSGELALKKIQAGAKAVQLYSGLIYRGPSLISDCVHSIASHEQSQ, from the coding sequence ATGTCTTATGCATTGCTTCGTCCGATTCTATTTAGTATGGATCCAGAGCAGGCACATGAGACCACCTTGGAATTGCTCGAAAAAGCCGATCGCGCCAATCTGTTGGGCTTTGGCTATGGCAAGCAGGCATTGCCGACCACTTGCATGGGCGTACAGCTATTGAACCCCGTGGGGCTTGCTGCAGGTCTGGATAAGAATGGCGCGTATATCGATGCCTTATCAGAATTGGGCTTTGGCTTTTTGGAAGTCGGTACGGTCACGCCGATGCCACAAGCGGGCAATGATAAGCCGCGGCTGTTTCGCATCAAAGAAGCAGGCGCGATCATCAACCGCATGGGCTTTAATAATGATGGCGTCGATCAGATGATTGCCAATATCGAACGCGCGCGTTATAAAGGCGTGCTTGGTATCAATATTGGCAAAAACGCCATCACTCCTGTTGAAAATGCGCTCGATGACTATATCTATTGTCTTGAGCGCGTCTATCCTTATGCAAGTTATATCACCATCAATATCTCAAGCCCAAATACCAAAAACTTGCGCGATCTACAAAGTGCCGATGCGTTGGCGCAGCTACTTGATGGCATCAAAAATTGCCAAATGAAACTTGCCAACAGCTATGGTTTTTATGTGCCGATCGCACTGAAAATCGCTCCAGATCTTGACCTTGAGCAAGTTGATGAGATTGCACAGACGGTGCTTGATTTTGAGATTGATGGCTTGATCGCGACCAACACCACTTTGTCGCGCACGGGCGTGGAAAGCTATCGCTTCGCTGATGAAGCAGGTGGTCTGTCAGGTCGTCCTGTTAATCACCAAAGTACTTTGATTTTGACTGAGTTTGCCAAGCGGATTGGCGATCAGATTGATTTGATCGGCGTGGGCGGTATTGACAGCGGTGAGCTTGCACTGAAGAAAATCCAAGCAGGTGCAAAAGCCGTGCAGCTGTATTCAGGCTTGATCTATCGCGGTCCGTCACTGATCAGCGATTGTGTGCACAGCATTGCAAGCCATGAGCAGTCGCAATAA